In Pan troglodytes isolate AG18354 chromosome 21, NHGRI_mPanTro3-v2.0_pri, whole genome shotgun sequence, one genomic interval encodes:
- the OXT gene encoding oxytocin-neurophysin 1 produces the protein MAGPSLACCLLGLLALTSACYIQNCPLGGKRAAPDLDVRKCLPCGPGGKGRCFGPNICCAEELGCFVGTAEALRCQEENYLPSPCQSGQKACGSGGRCAVLGLCCSPDGCHADPACDMEATFSQH, from the exons ATGGCCGGCCCCAGCCTCGCTTGCTGTCTGCTCGGCCTCCTGGCGCTGACCTCCGCCTGCTACATCCAGAACTGCCCCCTGGGAGGCAAGAGGGCCGCGCCGGACCTCGACGTGCGCAAG TGCCTCCCCTGCGGCCCCGGGGGCAAAGGCCGCTGCTTCGGGCCCAATATCTGCTGCGCAGAAGAGCTGGGCTGCTTCGTGGGCACCGCCGAAGCGCTGCGCTGCCAGGAGGAGAACTACCTGCCGTCGCCCTGCCAGTCCGGCCAGAAGGCGTGCGGGAGCGGGGGCCGCTGCGCGGTCTTGGGCCTCTGCTGCAGCCCGG ACGGCTGCCACGCCGACCCTGCCTGCGACATGGAAGCTACCTTCTCCCAGCACTGA